The Setaria viridis chromosome 9, Setaria_viridis_v4.0, whole genome shotgun sequence sequence CGGCCTTCCATTCCCCAATCTAGGGTTGCGAGCTCCCCGCCACAGCCGGCCATGCCCGACGCGGACGTCGACGCCGAGatgcgcgacgccgccgccgccgccgccgcacccgccggcgacgacggcgaggacgacaccggggaggaggacgacgacgaagacgacatcgacgacgaggacgaggaggagccgaCCGCGCCGGTGCCTGTACCGCCCGTGGAGCCTCCCGTCCCGGCGCCCGTCTCGGTCTTGCCTGGAAACCCGAACCAGCTGACGCTGCTCTTCCAGGGCGAGGTCTACGTGTTCGAATCCGTCACCCCCGACAAGGTCTGCCCCTCAATTCATTTCTTTCTGTTTTGCAATTCACGTGGAAATGTGCCGCTTGAGAATTCGTGCGATCGAATCAGAAATTTGACGTGCCTAGCTGAAGTCGTTCGCGATTGGATATGTGCTCGATGTTCTGTTTTTTGTTTGGAGTCATTTCCTTGTCGAATGGTGCACGTATTTGAACATCAGGATTTGCACGGCTGTTCTCACAGCTCATTCTGGCCGGTTTCTGTTCCCACCTGATTTTTTGGTGGGGTTGAAGTTCGCTAGTCAATATTGGTTTGTCGAAATATTGCTGACGTGGCATCAATTGTGAGTACCGAGTACTGTTTCATCGGCGAATGAAATGGTTTGTGTTGGGGTAATGGCCTAATGGGTTTGAGTTTTGAAGCAAATTTTGTGCTAATGTTGACGTACATAGCAATACTTTTATGCAGCACAGTGCTGTTGTTAGTAAGACCAGTCGTATAGTTTTGGTTTACTTCTGTAAATTGGATACAGTCCTTAGTCCTTTTGGCTTGAGGAAAATTTGCAACCCTGAAATAGCTTGCCTTTTCCCCTATAAGGAGCACATTAAGAAAACAGCATGGTAATTTGTACTACTTAGTGCCATAAGCCATATGTTTTACCATGTTACTTGAATATCCATCTGTGTTTTTTCTAAGCTCAGTTTGGTTTCCAGGTTCAAGCTGTCCTGTTACTGTTAGGACGTGGTGAACTACCACCTGGTTCAACTGGCATGGTTTTACCTAATCAAAATGAGAACAAGGTACGCATAAATTCTTCTGCAGTCTGTATGACAATAATTTTATCAGTGTTTTCTTCATCAATGATTAATTAGCAACTTAGCATTCTTTCTGCAGGGGTATGATGACATACTTCGGAGGACAGACATTCCTGCAAAAAGGGTTGCTTCTCTAATTAGGTTCCGTGAAAAACGGAAGGAAAGGAATTTTGATAAGAAAATACGTTATGCAGTTCGCAAAGAAGTTGCACTCAGGTTTGTATCTCGTCTTGAGCAAGCATcaattttattttgaaattcTATTGAAAAAGGTCTAGATAAATTGTAGGTGTGGGCTACCAGTATTTATTTTCAATCATTCGCAATCCTTCATATTATATCTAATAATGAAATTATTTTGGTGCCAATAGGAGCGGAATTTATTTCTGATAGTAgttttttgttattttattaGCACGCCATGCTCCTGCCACTTAATTAAATAAATGATCATTATTGGACCACGACAATTGGTTTCACTGGAGATGCAACTCAGCTCAGCGTTTTACTGTGATGACCAAAAACACGTGCTGTTAGTCTTTCTCCTCGCACTTGAAGTTCACCCTGACCAGATTATATTCATCAGTAAGGGAACTTGATTTTGTCCAAGCTCCTAATTTTACTTGCTTgtcgtttttcttttctttcctttttttcttttggggtgTTTGGTCAATTTCTTTGTCTTGTAAATATCATCGGAGAATGAAAATTGCTCAGTGACGATAGCAATAGTGTGGTTCTATGATAAGATGCTACAAATATTATATAGCGGTTGTTGGATGTCAGACCATATGCTGCTCAAAGACATGGATATAACCTAGGTTGGAACCTGATAGGGATAGCTAGGGGTCTAGGCCTAGGATGCAGAGGAAGGCATATCCTCAGAACTGCATGGTACATAGTCACGTAAAAGTCCTCCATGTCAAAACATGGAGCAAACTAGCATATCCTCTAAATTGGATGGTAAATTAGATGTCTTATTAATAATTGGTGGTGTTTTCTATTATTCTCAGGATGCAGCGCCGGAAGGGGCAATTTGCTGGAAGGGCCAGTCTGGAGGGAGAATCTCCAGGTCCTGGCTGTGATCCTGGTTCCCAAAGCTCAGGCCTAGATTTCGTATCTCGTGAATCAAAGTCTGTCTTGTATTCAATTAGTTAACACTTGATACGCTTTTCTACCTGTTTCACCATTTAATGGAAAATtgacctctttttttttccaaataatATTCTGCAGGTGTCAGAACTGCGGTACTAGTGAAAAGATGACCCCAGCAATGCGCCGTGGCCCTGCTGGCCCAAGGACTCTGTGCAATGCTTGTGGATTGATGTGGGCAAACAAGGTACATTTACATGCTTaaacatctctctctctctctctctctctctctctctctctctctctctctctctctctctctctctgatggCTGACATGATCATATTTATTTTCATATAGATAGACAATCCCTTAATGCATTTTCTTGTAACTTTTCCAGTCCCAAAGTGGTATGGATGCGAACACAGTCCCTAAAGGGCCGCTTGGCCATTAATTTCTAGTAAAATTATATATGTGAAACCAAATGAATTATGATATTATGAAAGCATTTTCCAAGATGAATATATACATATCATTTTCATATGACAAGTCTAAACAGACATGACAACATTCTAGGTCAAGCGAATTGGTTGACTATTTGTGAATGGAGGGAGAACACAATAATATTCAGGTGTAATCTTTTTTGCATGATTAAACTTGGAAAAGTAGTCCTCCACAGCATGGTTAACGCTGCGCTTGTTGCGATGGTGTAACAGGACATGCTAAGGTAGCAATTCTGTTTTGCTGTTAGTGTGCTCGCAGCAATGGTGCATGCGTGGTTTCTGGTTAAAATCATGTCATGTTGCCGCTGAATTACAAATACAGAGCTATATCTAGTCATGCTCATGTTGCTTGTTGAAGTCGTCAAATATGAACTTTAGCTGCAGTGCCTTATCTTTTAAGATAAATAATGCCTCCCCCATGGAGGTCTGCTGTTGCAATTTAATGGTGATATGTCAGAATAATAGTCACATTTTTCTTTGGAGATGAACAGGAGGTATCATTTAACGCTTGAAAAGTTAAGGGAGCCCATCTTTCTTGTAGTACTGTTAGCAAACTGCACCTTCGACTGTTATTATTTCAGTTGCACAGAGATTGGGAGAAAGTGCAACCAGTTCTCTATGCTATGAACTTATCTCAACTCTCAAGATTTGACCACCCCTAAGCTTTTATCAGGATTTGACTGCTGATTCCTAAATATAGTATTTGGTTTTTGCTGGAAGTGGACATCCTATTGAACTTATAGTGACCACTTCATCTTTGGTGCCTGCAGGGTACGCTGAGAAGTTGCCCCAAGGCAAAAGTTGAATCTCCTGCGGTTGCAATTGAGCAGGTTCAGTTACTAAATATTGAGCACACATTTCTGAGCTTTGAACATTTTCGTAACCTCAGAGCAATTCTTCTGTTTCTCAGGGTGGAAGTGACAACAAAGCACTGATGGCACCGAAGAATGACAACGTTTCTGCAAGCAACAGCGAAGCGTAAGTTCAAAACCATTTACCCTTTTCCATTGTTATTCAGGCAGGCAGCTCATGAACTCACGTGTTTGTCTTCTCCAGCACAAGTGCAGCAGAGACAGGAGCGCCAAAGGCGCCGTGACAGTATATAGACGTGATTGTTGCCTATAGCTAGACAAGACACCCCGATAGAAAGCTCTGCTAATGCGGAATACTGATTCTCGTCAAGTGTACATTCATTCCTTGCTTGACAGCGTTAGGCATGTAATTATCATAAGGTGTCCGATTGATGTCTGTTGTGTAAACTGTAAAGCCCAGATGGCATCTGTTGTGTTACATTTGCTGCTTTCCTAAGCGGTGACATTCACATAAATCATAATCGAGGATCCTCATTTCCCGTTGATTCGACTGCCATGTTAATCTTCAAATTGTAGCTGTCTGTGATTCCTGTTCTGCACCTACATGCACCAGGTACCTGAACCATTTTTCAGACAGCTGAGATGTGAAATTGCAGCCTTTTCATATTGGTCGtgtgaaaaggaaaataaaaaggaaacccCATGGAATGAACTCTGCGTCACTCATGATGCGACGGTACCTGGCAGATTACGAAATCACGGGAGGCTCGTGATATCATGGCTGGCTATCATTATGTTGTAGCGTGTACAAGGGAAAAAAAGATATCGGCTCGATCCAACTAACTGTCAGCTTGCGAGCATTTGCCGAAAGTCTACGCGCAACAAAATATTTTTGGTCCATTTCGGAAAAAGAACTTCCATGAactgggggtgtttggataccaagagctaaactttaaccctgtcacatcggatgttcggatgttaattaggatgactaaacatgagttaattacaaaactaattgcagaacctctaggctaaatcgcaagacgaatccattaagtctaattaatccatcattagtgaatgattactgtagcaccacattgtcaaatcatggactaattaggcttaatagattcgtctcgcgatttagcctagtggttgtgcaattagttttataattaatctatatttaatactcctaattagtgtccaaatatcc is a genomic window containing:
- the LOC117835900 gene encoding GATA transcription factor 18 → MPDADVDAEMRDAAAAAAAPAGDDGEDDTGEEDDDEDDIDDEDEEEPTAPVPVPPVEPPVPAPVSVLPGNPNQLTLLFQGEVYVFESVTPDKVQAVLLLLGRGELPPGSTGMVLPNQNENKGYDDILRRTDIPAKRVASLIRFREKRKERNFDKKIRYAVRKEVALRMQRRKGQFAGRASLEGESPGPGCDPGSQSSGLDFVSRESKCQNCGTSEKMTPAMRRGPAGPRTLCNACGLMWANKGTLRSCPKAKVESPAVAIEQGGSDNKALMAPKNDNVSASNSEATSAAETGAPKAP